The following DNA comes from Oceanidesulfovibrio indonesiensis.
ACACAAAAAACTCATCAAAGCAGAGCACGTCCGTTTCCGCCTTGAACCTGTCGGCCACAATCTCCAGCGGATCGGTTTGCCCCTGCAGCGCGGTCAGCTCTTCATGCAACCGCAGCATAAAGCGGTGGAAGTGCAAACGCTGCTTACGTGCGCCAGGCAGGCTCTGGT
Coding sequences within:
- the zapE gene encoding cell division protein ZapE; translated protein: MWGGVGRGKTWLMDMFYQSLPGARKQRLHFHRFMLRLHEELTALQGQTDPLEIVADRFKAETDVLCFDEFFVSDITDAMLLGGLMKALFARGIALVATSNIPPDELYR